One stretch of Zingiber officinale cultivar Zhangliang chromosome 6B, Zo_v1.1, whole genome shotgun sequence DNA includes these proteins:
- the LOC121992036 gene encoding transcription factor MYB3-like, with the protein MVHPHLMKTGKRKEEREGKSRRKKKGVVSMVVNRGTWTAEEDRKLAEYVQCHGEKNWRTLPAEAGLKRCGKSCRLRWLNYLRPGIKRGNITDEEEDLIIRLHNLLGNRWSLIARRLPGRTDNEIKNHWNTHLSRRSMSIDDLNLKMNNQKDLSPRVDAPPDHLDMQHFELGGEEQLFDVMMMSSNEISGLNYDLNYEFGRWMDEDIDLVGWGTSYAQAAV; encoded by the exons ATGGTACATCCACATTTAATGAAGACGGGgaagaggaaggaggagagggaggggaagagcaggaggaagaagaaaggagtggtGAGCATGGTGGTGAACAGAGGAACGTGGACTGCGGAGGAGGATCGCAAGCTGGCGGAGTACGTCCAGTGCCATGGCGAAAAGAACTGGAGAACCCTTCCTGCCGAAGCCG GGCTGAAGAGATGTGGCAAGAGCTGCCGGTTGAGGTGGTTGAACTATTTGAGGCCGGGCATCAAGAGAGGGAACATCACCGACGAGGAAGAGGATCTTATCATTCGACTTCATAACCTTCTCGGCAACAG atGGTCGTTGATTGCTAGAAGATTGCCCGGAcgaacggacaacgagatcaagaACCACTGGAATACGCACTTGAGCAGAAGATCAATGTCTATTGATGACCTCAACCTGAAGATGAACAATCAAAAAGACTTGAGCCCGCGAGTCGACGCTCCTCCTGATCATCTCGATATGCAACACTTTGAGCTCGGTGGCGAGGAGCAGTTATTCGACGTAATGATGATGTCAAGCAATGAGATTAGTGGTCTTAATTATGATCTTAATTATGAGTTTGGTAGATGGATGGACGAAGACATTGACTTGGTCGGCTGGGGAACTAGTTACGCACAGGCAGCAGTGTGA
- the LOC121992034 gene encoding cyclin-dependent kinase F-4-like encodes MERYKLIKEVGDGTFGSVWRALNKLTGQIVAIKKMKRKYYSWDECMNLREVKSLRRMNHPNIVKLKEVIRENDILYFVFEYMEFNLFQIMKDRGKGFSEAEIRNWSFQIFQALSYMHHRGYFHRDLKPENLLVTKDIIKIADFGLAREVCSQPPYTEYVSTRWYRAPEVLLQSSMYDASVDMWAMGAIMAELFTLRPLFPGASEVDEIYKICSVIGSPNEKSWAEGLQLADVMKYQFPVCSGVHLSSLIPSASEEAVNLISALCSWDPCQRPKAAETLQHPFFQSCFHIHPPLHSREGRLSHTPPVGIKGAMEQHSSRRNSAGSLSVTRSANNVVLTKANSPLRAGAQRKLEMDKQELEKREKSVKDNLKQSRYKPPARNVPAYSGHSTRKMADSREKMCAETADKLARMSVSSGTQLKSTRLPPPPPPMKAGGWHGRTDFLARSHEIPSAKRYSRKVMG; translated from the exons ATGGAAAG GTACAAACTAATTAAAGAAGTTGGAGATGGAACTTTTGGAAGTGTTTGGCGTGCACTTAATAAACTGACTGGACAAATT GTTGCAATTAAGAAAATGAAGAGGAAATATTACTCATGGGATGAGTGTATGAATCTTCGAGAAGTTAAA tcttTGCGGCGCATGAACCATCCAAATATTGTCAAGCTTAAGGAGGTTATAAGAGAGAATGATATTTTGTACTTCGTGTTTGAATACATG GAATTCAACCTTTTCCAAATTATGAAAGACAGAGGCAAGGGTTTCTCGGAGGCAGAAATTCGTAATTGGTCTTTTCAGATATTTCAAGCCCTTTCTTACATGCATCATCGTGGCTATTTTCACCGAGACCTTAAGCCTG AGAACTTATTGGTCACAAAGGACATCATAAAGATAGCAGATTTTGGCCTTGCTCGAGAAGTTTGTTCACAACCACCTTACACCGAATATGTTTCTACTCGCTG GTACCGGGCACCTGAAGTCTTGTTGCAGTCATCCATGTATGATGCCTCAGTAG ATATGTGGGCAATGGGTGCTATCATGGCAGAACTATTTACTCTAAGGCCACTTTTTCCCGGTGCAAG TGAAGTGGACGAGATCTACAAGATCTGCAGTGTGATTGGTAGTCCAAATGAGAAATCTTGGGCTGAAGGGTTGCAGCTTGCAGATGTGATGAAATATCAGTTTCCTGTG TGTTCTGGTGTCCATCTATCGTCACTAATTCCATCAGCCAGTGAAGAGGCAGTCAATCTAATTTCA GCACTTTGTTCCTGGGATCCATGCCAGAGACCAAAAGCCGCTGAAACTCTTCAGCATCCCTTCTTTCAA TCTTGCTTTCATATCCATCCACCTCTTCATTCTAGGGAGGGAAGATTATCTCACACGCCTCCTG TTGGGATTAAGGGAGCTATGGAGCAGCATAGTAGTAGAAGAAATTCAGCTGGATCTCTTTCTGTTACAAGATCAGCTAATAATGTTGTGCTAACAAAGGCGAATTCTCCTCTGAGAGCTG GTGCACAGAGGAAACTGGAAATGGATAAACAG GAACTCGAAAAAAGAGAGAAATCTGTGAAGGACAACCTGAAGCAATCTCGCTATAAACCACCTGCAAGAAACGTTCCAG CATACTCAGGCCACAGCACTCGTAAGATGGCCGATTCGCGAGAGAAGATGTGTGCTGAAACAGCGGACAAACTGGCACGGATGTCAGTGAGCTCTGGCACACAGCTGAAGAGCACAAGACTGCCCCCGCCACCACCTCCAATGAAAGCCGGTGGTTGGCACGGCCGAACGGATTTTCTCGCTCGATCACATGAGATTCCTTCGGCCAAAAGGTACTCGAGGAAAGTCATGGGCTGA